A single window of Nicotiana sylvestris chromosome 3, ASM39365v2, whole genome shotgun sequence DNA harbors:
- the LOC104222273 gene encoding uncharacterized protein, with product MGRLNSDPNRSLKHFSHPHELELCAQLQNPTPCSGCKLPPLAQMYTCKPCNFTLHLSCTQFPEQINHPSHSDHPLALLPTSKYPGGLFNCDACNHRGDGFSYHCSDCEYDLHVICASRPLKITHQLHKCQLQLTFKNPYADAKGFSCDVCHKIGVKQWLYRCSSCDFDVHLNCSTSGPISSVQGQTILQHHHSFPGATSSHNQFQQAPIAAQMRPNQFMHSASTVATGNESLQTPILTGQLMQNQNMQASLGIGQARPNLLFHSASTSSIPQHQLQPPLIQGQVRPNQYMQSPGTNNDLMNAAVQGLVEGAAQQVGQTIMQEIIGGGNYSDGNQGSSILGSIYGDSSQN from the coding sequence ATGGGGAGGTTGAACAGTGATCCAAATCGAAGCCTCAAGCACTTCAGTCATCCACATGAATTAGAGCTATGCGCTCAACTCCAGAATCCCACACCTTGTTCAGGATGCAAACTCCCACCATTAGCCCAAATGTACACGTGCAAACCGTGCAACTTCACTCTCCATTTAAGCTGCACTCAATTCCCAGAGCAGATAAACCACCCCTCACATTCTGACCACCCTCTAGCTCTCCTCCCGACATCCAAATACCCTGGTGGCCTTTTCAACTGTGATGCCTGCAACCACCGCGGAGATGGCTTCAGCTACCACTGCAGTGACTGTGAATATGATCTCCATGTGATCTGTGCATCAAGGCCCCTCAAAATTACACACCAACTGCATAAATGCCAGCTACAACTTACCTTCAAGAATCCTTACGCTGATGCCAAAGGCTTCTCTTGCGATGTATGCCACAAGATTGGAGTCAAGCAGTGGCTTTATAGATGCAGCTCTTGCGATTTTGATGTTCATTTGAATTGTTCAACTTCTGGTCCTATATCGTCAGTTCAAGGGCAAACCATCCTCCAGCACCACCATTCATTTCCTGGGGCGACTAGTTCACATAACCAATTCCAGCAGGCTCCTATTGCTGCACAGATGAGGCCAAACCAGTTTATGCACAGTGCAAGTACTGTTGCAACTGGCAACGAGTCTCTGCAGACTCCCATACTTACAGGACAACTGATGCAAAATCAGAACATGCAGGCTAGTCTGGGTATAGGTCAAGCAAGGCCAAACCTGCTATTCCATAGTGCAAGTACAAGTTCAATCCCCCAGCACCAGTTGCAACCTCCTCTAATTCAAGGGCAGGTGAGGCCTAACCAATACATGCAGTCTCCAGGGACAAACAATGATTTGATGAATGCTGCAGTTCAAGGACTTGTGGAAGGTGCAGCTCAGCAGGTTGGTCAAACTATCATGCAGGAGATAATAGGTGGTGGTAACTACAGTGATGGGAATCAAGGATCTTCAATTCTGGGAAGCATTTATGGTGACTCGTCACAGAACTAA
- the LOC104222288 gene encoding uncharacterized protein: MALQWMILTYVVAAEAAVAILLTLPSPKAIKSRIVSLISLTLQPSLFIVPFAGFQLLDIYWKNEHRLMCTGEICTAAERDRYEKSIYKAQRNAILCLAACLLYWCIYRVCKYYKEIQSIEEVEKRLKDE; this comes from the exons ATGGCGTTGCAGTGGATGATACTGACGTACGTGGTGGCGGCAGAGGCTGCCGTAGCAATTCTCCTGACATTGCCCTCTCCTAAAGCAATCAAATCTCGTATCGTTTCATTAATTTCGCTCACCCTTCAACCTTCACTTTTCATCGTCCCCTTCGCCGGTTTTCAGCTCCTCG ATATATATTGGAAAAATGAGCATCGGTTGATGTGCACGGGGGAGATCTGCACTGCTGCCGAGAGAGACCGCTACGAGAAATCC ATTTACAAGGCTCAAAGAAATGCTATTCTGTGTCTGGCAGCGTGCCTTCTCTACTG GTGTATCTATCGTGTCTGCAAGTACTATAAGGAGATTCAGAGCATTGAGGAGGTGGAAAAGAGACTCAAGGACGAGTAG
- the LOC104222280 gene encoding large ribosomal subunit protein uL29c-like, translating to MMSLSIASPSSVTFTSKINLSKSSFNGIRIAQVCPVNHARTANSMSSSSMVVKMAKREEELKEIRTKTTEELQEEIVDLKGELFMLRLQRSARNEFKSSEFLRMRKRIARMLTVKRERELEEGINKRISRKLDRKWKKSIVPRPPPSLKKLQEEEAAAEAKESA from the exons ATGATGAGCCTCTCCATTGCCTCTCCTTCAAGTGTCACTTTTACTTCCAAGATAAACCTATCGAAATCTTCATTTAATGGCATTCGAATTGCTCAAGTCTGTCCGGTTAATCATGCTCGAACCGCGAACTCTATGTCTTCTTCGTCAATGGTGGTGAAGATGGCGAAGAGGGAAGAGGAATTGAAGGAAATAAGAACCAAAACTACTGAGGAGCTTCAGGAAGAGATTGTTGACCTTAAAGGAGAGCTCTTCATGCTTCGTCTTCAACGATCTGCTCGTAATGAGTTTAAGTCTAGCGAGTTCCTTCGAATGCGCAAACGA ATTGCTCGGATGCTTACTGTTAAACGGGAGCGTGAGTTGGAAGAAGGAATTAACAAAAGGATATCTAGGAAGCTTGATCGGAAATGGAAGAAAAGCATTGTTCCTAGACCACCTCCTTCTTTGAAGAAATTGCAAGAGGAAGAGGCAGCTGCAGAAGCTAAGGAATCTGCttga